A window from Sinanaerobacter sp. ZZT-01 encodes these proteins:
- the rlmD gene encoding 23S rRNA (uracil(1939)-C(5))-methyltransferase RlmD: MNLGEEYKVQIIDMGTEGAGIGRVEGMTVFVEGAITGDYAEVEITQVKKSFAKGRVLELIQESPHRISPECSYAKECGGCLFQSMDYEGQLELKQKWVSDRLQRIGGITDIVVKPTLGMKEPYRYRNKAQFPIQAGRLIKNHEGKLRNNKPCSIGFYKPRTHDVVHCEHCMIQAEPAEVLAGAVKKFVEEQGISVYDSQNGMGILRHLIVKSGFSTGEVMAIVVVNGTHLKKAERLVELMDDAVNSLPMDELGQQRWSLESVVLNINKHKGSQILGKECITLAGKPTITDRVGNLSFEISPQSFYQVNPVQMKVLYDKVVEFADLTGKETVLDLYCGVGTIGLYCASKAKRVIGIESEKSAVLDANRNAVINGIVNAEYIYGKSEEVLPKRLRDVKADVVILDPPRSGCDAALLDAVLKLNPERIVYVSCDPATLARDIKTLGEGGYAVKEVQPVDMFPWTGHVEAVIMMTYCGSDKKNRS, encoded by the coding sequence TTGAATTTAGGTGAAGAATATAAAGTACAAATCATTGATATGGGAACAGAGGGTGCAGGCATCGGAAGAGTAGAGGGCATGACTGTTTTTGTCGAAGGCGCCATTACGGGCGACTATGCGGAGGTAGAAATTACACAGGTGAAAAAGAGCTTTGCGAAGGGACGAGTCTTGGAGCTGATTCAGGAATCACCACATCGTATTTCACCGGAATGTTCTTATGCAAAGGAATGTGGAGGCTGTTTATTTCAAAGTATGGATTATGAGGGACAGCTGGAGTTGAAGCAAAAATGGGTCTCAGACCGTTTGCAGAGAATCGGCGGGATTACTGATATAGTGGTAAAACCAACTTTAGGAATGAAAGAACCTTACCGTTACCGAAATAAAGCACAGTTTCCGATTCAGGCAGGGCGCCTAATAAAAAATCATGAAGGTAAACTGAGAAATAACAAACCATGCAGCATTGGTTTTTATAAGCCAAGGACACATGATGTCGTTCATTGCGAACATTGTATGATCCAGGCGGAACCTGCGGAGGTCCTTGCAGGTGCAGTAAAAAAATTTGTAGAAGAGCAAGGAATTAGTGTTTATGATTCCCAAAATGGAATGGGGATATTACGCCATTTAATCGTGAAGTCAGGATTTTCTACAGGGGAAGTTATGGCGATTGTGGTTGTGAACGGGACACATCTGAAGAAGGCAGAACGCCTTGTTGAACTGATGGATGATGCGGTGAATTCTCTGCCCATGGATGAATTGGGGCAGCAGCGCTGGTCTTTGGAAAGCGTTGTTTTAAATATAAATAAGCACAAAGGAAGCCAGATTTTAGGCAAGGAATGTATCACGCTTGCCGGAAAACCAACGATTACAGATCGAGTGGGTAATTTGTCTTTTGAAATTTCACCGCAGTCCTTTTATCAGGTAAACCCAGTTCAGATGAAGGTGTTATATGATAAAGTGGTTGAATTTGCGGATTTGACCGGAAAAGAAACCGTTCTTGACTTGTATTGCGGAGTCGGAACAATCGGTCTGTATTGTGCATCCAAAGCAAAACGAGTCATCGGAATTGAGAGTGAAAAATCCGCTGTGCTTGATGCGAATCGGAATGCAGTGATTAATGGAATTGTAAATGCCGAATATATTTACGGTAAAAGTGAGGAAGTTTTACCGAAACGCTTAAGAGATGTAAAGGCGGATGTCGTAATTTTAGATCCACCACGCTCTGGATGTGATGCTGCGCTTTTGGATGCTGTGCTCAAACTGAACCCGGAACGTATCGTATATGTATCCTGCGATCCAGCTACACTTGCGCGAGACATCAAAACACTCGGTGAAGGTGGGTATGCGGTGAAGGAAGTGCAGCCTGTCGATATGTTCCCTTGGACCGGACATGTTGAAGCAGTGATAATGATGACGTATTGTGGTTCGGACAAGAAAAATAGGAGTTAG